A region of the Thermus amyloliquefaciens genome:
CCGCCGCCGAAATGCCTGCTTGAGCTTCTGGTTTTTGATATCCGCTTCCTCTAACTTCCTCCGGGGTCATAAACCCCTCCCTCTTTTCGCGTCGGGGACACCATTTCCCCGCGCACCTAACGGGTGCCTCTTGCCTTTCCCGCTGGGAGGGGGTAGCTTAGGAACAAGAGAACTCCCGCAAAAACCTTGTGTTTCTGCCCCCTCCTCAGGGGTAGCCTGCTTTTGGTCCTCGCGCGGCCCTGCCGCTTTGGGCCCCAGGGGGGCCCGGTCTACCCGTTGGGGGCTATTATACCGACCCCTTCCCAAAGGCAAGAGGGGATCCCCCGCGCACCCCGTGCAGACGCGGGCTTTCGGCACCGCTGGTGCAGGGAGAAAGTGCGGCGCACCACACGGCAAAAGGCAAAGCCCCCCGGGTTTCCCGGGGGGCTTCCTCACCTATCCCTACATCCCGTGTCCACAGCGCCCCTTACAGGGCGCACCGTTAGCCTCTGGCAGGCATCGGCACAAGGTCGCTACAAGCGATGCTCTTCGCGTTCTTCCGTCCTCGTCTTTTTTCCTCCTCCTTCGCACGGCAACCCGCCAGGGCGGTGTCTGCTGCCCGTGTGGTGGGCTCTACCCCCGGTTTTCGGCCTCGGGACGGCCGTGGCTGTCCCCGTGTGGCCGGGACACGCCCCCGATTTAGGGCCTCGGGATGGCCGTGGTTGGTCCACTCCGGGGGACCTCCCGGTGGCCTGGCCCCCACCAAGCACCAGGAATCCCCACACGCCTACCCAAACCGCTACGGGTCTTCCCTCCACCAGGTTTCCCTGGCTTCCACGGTACTCACCCGCTCCGTCCCTGCCGTTATCCCCGCTTATCCGGTCCTCGTTGAGCGGGTTTCCCCGCCTCCTAGACCGTTTTCCCGCGGCCACCGATGGGGTTCGCCACGCTCCCATCGGCGTACCAGCCCCTATGGGTTCAGGGCTGGAGGACACACCCCGGTGCGGCATTGCCGCCCGTGGGCACGGCAGGGTCGCCATTCCCGTCCACCGCGTTGTCAGACACCTAGCCCACCGGGTCCAGAAGCCTTGCCTACCCCGCCTATGGGCGGGATCCCCTTCAGGGTGCGTGGGTAAGGGCCGGAAAACCCTCACGCAGGGGGAGCTCGGCTCAGCCTCCTTCGTCCCTCGGTTCGAAGCCCTCATCAGGCCCCTTGGGCAGGCCCCCGTGTGGGGGCTCTTCGGTGTCGCCCTAGCCGTATAGCTGGAGCGTCCGGGTTTCGGCATGTACCCCTTCGGCGTCCAGCCACGACACTTGACCCATGACTCAGCACCCCTCGGGCCTGTGGCACCCTCGGAGCACCCATGGGCGGGCGCACCACCCCCTCGTGGTGCAGGGATCATCCCCTCCGACGGCGACGGCTGGCTCGTACGGTCGCCTTCCGTGTGAACCGACCACCAGATGCGTGGCGATAGGACGGTGCCTTTCACGGGGTCGCCCTCGATTCCGGCACCACCCCCGCCCCAAACCGGACGGGCCCAACTAGGGCATCCGGCTTTCCCCGGCCCAGGCGGGACGGGTGGGGAGGGGCACCTGGTGGGGGCCAGGCTCACGAGGTAGGTATAGCGGGGAGGGTCTTGATCCGACCCTTTTTACGTCCCCCCCTCCCCTCCCCCTTTTAGGTCTTCTTTCCCCTTCCCTACGGGAAAGGACAAGGCGGGAGTCTCCCCTTGCTACCCTCTCCCCCATGGGCCGCACCCCTTACCCCTGGCAAGGCCCGGTCTGGAAGGCCCTGCACCGAGCCTTGGCCCACCCGGGGAACCGCTACCGCTACGGCCTCCTCCTCCCCCCGGGGGAGAGGCCTCCCCGGGAGCGGGAGGGCCTGCGGGCCTTCCCTCTTCCCGAGGGAGGGTGGCTGGTCCTCTCCCGGGAGGCGAGGGTGGGGAACCTGGAGCTTCAGGACCTGGCCCAGCGCCCCTTGCGGGTGGGGCCTTTCCTCCTCACCTGGGGCGGGATGCGGCGGGACAAGACCCAGAGGGCCCGCTTCCTGGTCTCCCCCGCCTGGGTGCGGGAGCGGCAGAGGGAGATGGAGCGCCTGGTGGGGAGCTTCCGCTGGCCCCACGACCGGAAGCGGGTCAAGCCCCTGGTCCTGGCGGAGGCCCGCAGGCTCGTGGGCAGAACAAACGCCCTCACCCGGGAGGTGCGGGAGGCCGCCAAGGTGGGCTTCCTCCCCCCGGCCACCGCCAACCGCTGGGACAAGGCGGTGCGGAGGAGCCTGCGGAAGGCCCTCACCGGCCTCGGGCTCACCAAGGGGGAGATATCGGAACTTCTGGGGCGGGTGGTGCGGCTCAAGCAGAGGAGGGGGGAATGAGAAAGCAAGATGCCATCCACGCCCTGGGGCGGCTTTTGACGCTTTATTGGCCCCTCACGGACGAGGTGGGGCTTGGGGACCTCCTGCGCCCCTACCTCCCGGACAAACCCGCCTGGACCGAGGAGGAGATCACAGCGGCCCTGGCCCGCCTCCTGGCGGACGTGGTGGCGGAGGGGTGGGACCGGCACGGAGCCCCCAGCGTGGCCCGCCACCCCACGGAGGGTTTTGTGGCCTCCTTCGAGGGCCCCGGAGGCCCCTACACCGTGGAGGCCACCTCGAAGCGGGAGGCTTACCGGGAGGCCCGGCGGGAGTGGGTGTACCGGCTCCTCACCCGGTCGTGAAGCTTCACCGGGAAATCATACTGGAGGGGGGTCTATTACGGAATGAGAGGGGTGGGGAAGCGTAATGAACCCCGAAGGAAATACTTTTCCCGATTACCTTAACCCAAGTTGCTACCCAAGCATTTGTTGAGCCAAGAGATTTAGGTTGTGGGCCAAGATGAAGGAGAGCACCTTGATCACAAAACCCTCCTGGGTCACCGCATGGATGCGCCGCGGGAAGAGGGCATGGAGCATACTGCCCACCGTCTCCACCACCCCCTAGGTGTTTCCCTCACGGGAAAGCAGCCGCCCCACAATGGCCAGGTACTGCAACCAAGGCACATACCGCCGGCTGTTCCTTCTACGGATGACCATGGGCACAATCCCCCCCGCCTCCCGGAGGAGGTCTCCAAGGTAGCCCTTCGGGCTGACCATAGAAGTGGCTTTCGTACCCCCGGTCCAGGTAGAGCTCCGCCCCCTCGGGAAGGTCCAGGGGAAGAAGGAGCAAAGAGCTCAGATCATGTAGGCTTCCCGGGGTCAGGCTCACTTCATGGATAAACTTCCCGTCGTCCACCAGGAGGTGGAGCTTGGGGCCGTGGAAGTAGACCCGTTTGCTGGGGATGAAGCCGCGGTAGGCCTTGTCTGGGAAAAGGCGGGAGCGGGGGGCGCGGATATTCTCGCAGGCGGGGAGGGGGAAGGTGTCCAAGGCGTAGGCCTGGGCCTGGTGGAGGTTTTTCCAGGCCTGGGCTAGGAGGTGGGTCAGCCCCGAAGGGGCTATCTTGCGAAGGGGGAGGAAGAAGGGGTATAGGGCGTGGAGTCTGCGGTTGAAGCGACTTGGGGAGGGGACGTAGGTAAAGAGGCGCAGGTCTTTGGCGAGGGCCAGGGCCTTGTTGTGCTTGCCGCCCAGTTCCATGGCGGCCAGGATGGCGAGGGTCAGGATGGCGGAGGCTGGGGTCTTGGCTTGGGGGTCGTCCTTGTAGCCCAGGGCCTGGAGGGCATCGTCTATAATGCAAAAGGCCGCTATGATGCGCGACAGCATAGCGGCCACTATTTTTTCAGGCCTCGGGATAGGTAGCAACTTGGGTTAACATAGCACGGCGGGCGCCCGCTGTCCAGCGATCCATCTGGCGGTCCTTCCCGGACGGCGGGCGGTGCACTATAGTTTGGCCAAAGCTCCGGCACCGGGGCCGGTGCCGCGCCGCGGGGGGATGGCCGATGACGGGTGCACACTGGGACGCCGTGTTCGACGAGGATTACCTGTACTTCTACGAGACCTTCTTGCACGACGAGCGCAACGAGAAGGAGGCCGAGCTCATCGCCCGGCTCCTCGACCTCGGTCCGGGGGCGGATGTGCTGGATGTGCCTTGCGGGCACGGCCGCATCGCCGTGCGCCTGGCGCGCCGAGGCTGCCGCGTGACCGGCCTCGACGCCAGCCCGCTGTTCCTGGAGCGGGCCCGCCAGGCCGCGGCGGCCGCGGGCGTCGGCGTCGAGTGGGTCCACGGCGACATGCGGGCCCTGCCGTTCGGGCGAGACTTCGACGCCGTGGTCAACTGGTTCACCTCCTTCGGCTACTTCGACGACGAGGAGAACCGCCGCGTGCTGGCGGAGTTCCGGCGCGTGCTGCGGCCCGGCGGCCGGCTGCTGATCGAGACGGTCCACCGCGACCGGATCCTGCGCAGCCTGCCGCCCGGCGAGCCGGTGCGCTTCGACGTGGTCCGCCGGGGCGACGACCTGATGATCGACCGCACCGGGTACGAACCGCTCACCGGGCGCGTGCAGACCGACCGCACCATCGTCCGGGACGGGCGTGTGCGCCGGTTCGCGTACGGGCTGCGGCTGTATACGCCGGTGGAGCTGCGGGACGAGCTGCTGCGGGCCGGGTTCGCCCGCGTCGAGCTGCTGGGCGACGAGGGCGGACCACTCACGCTCGACAGCCGGCGGCTGCTCGCCGTCGCGCAGGCGTGAGCGGGGCAACTACAACGTGCCCTAGCAGCGGGGCGGGGAGTAGGATCCCCCACCTCTTCCCGAAAGCCACCTTTCGCGCATGGAAAGGGGCCCCGCAGGGACAAACCCTGCGGGGTTTATGCGCTTTAGACGGGTAATGAGCGCATAAAGGCGGCAGAAGGAGGGGGCCACGAAGGCCCCTCTCGGGGGTGCATAAAGGCTAAACCCAAGCCTCACGGCACCGGGGGGTAGGGTAGAACCCATGAAGGGCTTCGACCGGGAGGAGTACCTGGAGGAGTACGGCCCCGTGCGCTTGCGCACCACCTTCTACCGCCGGGGAACTCGGATGGGGGACTGGGGGGTGCAGCTGGAGTGGGAGGACCCCGAGGAGGGCTGGGTCTGGGTGGCCCGGTACGACAGCGCAGGGGGAAAGCCCCATCGAGACCGGAACCGTATCGCCCAGCACGAGGCCCTGCCCTTGCCCCCAGATCCCGCCGAGGCCCTGAAAGCGGCCCAGGAGGACCTGCGGGCCCACCTGGAGGAGTACATTGAGGCGTATCGGGCCGCGAAGGCCCAGGGGAGGCAAGGATGGTGAGCTTACCGGAGGCCGCCAAGCGGGCCATGCAGGCGGGGGCAGAGGTGTCCCGCTTCCTCTACGCCCACCCTGAGATCACGGCCCGCTTGCCCCAAAGCTACCGCCTGGTGGTCCTTCTCCTGGACGATCCCGAGGCCCTGGGCTGGGCCTTGGGCCAAGGGAAGGCGGCGGAAGGACCTGTGATCTATGCCCTGGTCCGGGAGGGTCGGGTGGAAGGCCTCCTGACCCCAGAGGGACCGGTGGCCTTGGGGCGGGCGGCCTAGCCCCGCCCCGCAGGACCCAGGGGCACCACCAGGCGCAGCCAGCGCCGACCCCTTTCGTCCACCCCGGAGAGGAGGCGCAAGGGCCGGCCCGGGAGGTGCCGGGCCACCACCGCCTCCAGCTCCCGGGCCAGGGCCTCCCGCCTCTCCGGGGGCAGCTCGGGGGTCTCCAGGAGGAGCTCCACGGTGTCCCGCTCCAGGTTCCGGTCCACGGCTTCACCTCGGGAGGACATCCTACGCTTGCCCCTCGGGAAAGGGGTGTTTTCCGGGCTCTAAGGCCCCAAGAAGGCCCGGGGGGAAGGGGGGCAAGGGGAACCCCTAGGGAACCTGACCCCCGGCCTTCTAGGCCCCTTACAAGGGCGTTGAGGGCCCTTTAGGGAAGGTGTGCCCGGCCCCAAAGGGCTTTTGGCCCGGGCAAAGGGGGGTGAGCACCCCCCCGCTCAGCGCTCAGCGCCTTTCCCGAGCGGTGAGCGTTCAGGCAATCGAAGGGATGGCTGGGCGAGCGCTCACCCCGTCAGGCGGGGTATCCTGGCCCCGTGGACCCCACCCTTTACGCGCCCTGGCAGGCGGCCCGGATCCTGGGGGTCTCCCCCGCCACCCTGCGGCGCATGGCGGCCCTGGTGGAGGAGGTCCTGCACCCCCTTCCCAGGGATGCGGGCGGGGGGCGGCTTTGGCCCGAGGGGGTGCTGGGCCTCCTGGCGGAGGCCCGGGGGCGGGCCAAGGCGGAGGGCATCCCCCTGCGGGAAGCCCTCCTGCAGGTCAAGGAGGCGTCGGGGGCGGAAGGGGCCTTCCCCCCACCCCCGCCCCTCGCCACCCAAGCTTCTGGGGAGGAGGCCCTGGCCCTCCTCCGGGCCCTCCTGGAGCGCCTGGAGCGGGTGGAGGGGGAGCTTGCCGCCCTGAGGGCAGAGAACCAGGCCCTGCGGGAGAGCCTGAAGGCCCTGGAGGCCCCCAGGCCCCGGCGGCCCTGGTGGGCCTTCTGGCGGCGGTAGGGGCCTAGGATGGAAGGGATGGCGGAGCCCGTGGAGGCCCAGGAAGCCCTCCCCGCGGGGGAGGAAGGGACGAGGGAAGGCGTGGGGGAGGAGCGGCGGGAGAAGCGCCCCCCGCACCCGCCCCACCAGGCGGTCCTCTTCCTCCCCGGCGTCCTGAGGGAGGGCCTCTTCCACGCGGAGAGGCTCCCCCGGGGGGTGCCGGTGGCCCTGGGGGGCAAGGCCCTCAAGGACCCCCAGGGGGAGGCGGGGGAGGGCGTCTTCGCCCTCTGGCCCCGCACCGACGAGGGGGGAAGGATCCTCTCCCTCCAGGTGGCCAGCCGCCTAAGGGAGCCCTACGAGGGGCCCCAGGCCGTGGTCCAGGGGGTCCTCCTCTACGCCGACCGGGAAAGGCTGGTCCTCCTCATCCTCCCCAAGGGGGGCGAGGGCTTCAAAGTGGGCCTCAAGCGGGCCCGGGGCTTCGCCGCCCGCCTGGAGCCCAAGAAGGCCTACCGGGTGGAGGGGAGGCTGGGCGGCCCCTACCTCCTGGCGGAAAGGGCCTGGCCCTTGGGCAAGTACCTCCAGGCCAAGAAGGAGGGCCAGCCCCTCCCGCCCCCCATCCAGGGCCGGGAGAACCCCTACCTGGAGCCCGAGAAGGGAAGGGCCAAGCGGGAAGAGGGGGGAGAAGAGGCCCCTCCCGCCAAGGAGCCCCCCAGGCCCTCCCCGGCCCCCTCGGGGGGAAAGGCCATACCGGAGAAGGGGCGGGAGAAGCCGTCCCAGCCCCCCAAGGGGAGGAAGCCCCTCCCCCGCCGGGACCCGGTGCGGGTGTGGCGGGCCCCGGAGGAGCCCCCTGACCCCGCCCCCCCGGACCTGGGGAGGCCCCGGCCCTGGGCAAGGGGCAGCTGATGGGGATCGCGGGGACGGGGCCTTACTACCTGGTCCTCCTGCCCCAGGCGGTGCCCGAGTGGTGGCCGAAGGTGGAAAGGCTCCTCCCCGAGTTCCCCCGGCGCTACGAGGTGCGCTTCTACCCCGACGGGAGCAGGGCGGTGGTCAGCGGGGACCTGGAGGCCCTGAAGGTGTGGTACAAGCGGGTGCTCAGGGGGTGAGGGGGAGGGTGTGGCCCGAAGTGGTGGAGGTCTGCCCCCTGGAGGGCCTCTCCCTCTGGCTCCGCTTCTCCGACGGGAGGGAAGGGGTGGTTGACCTGAGCGGCTTGCCCCTCCTCGGGATCCTGGAAAGGCTCAAGGACCCTGCCTTCTTCCACCAGGTGGGGGTCGACCCGGAGACGGGCACGGCGGCCTGGCCCGGGGGGATCGACCTGGACCCCCTGGTCCTCTTGGGGGCCCTTGGCCCCTAATGAACCGCTACAGCCTGGCCACGGGAGCCCCTCCTCCAGAAGTGGCGGAAGGCCCTGAGACCGCCTAGGCCACCCGCCACTGGGGAGCCTGGCGGAGGAGGGGGAGGAGGCCCTGCTGGTTGAGGAGGTGGGCCAGGAGGGCACCGGGTCTGCGGATGCCCTCCTTGCGGGAGCTCATGAGGGAGGCGGCCAGGGCCTCGCGGACCCGGTTGATGGCCCACGCCACGAGGGCCAGGGCTCCTTCCCACATGCCGTAGATTTCGGCCCTGAGGGCGTTCCAGAGGACCCAGGCGTAGAAGCGGACGCTGCCAGGATCCTTGAACTCCTTAGCGAGGCCGAGGGCGAGCTCTTCCACCTGGCGGCGGCGGTCGGCAGGTTTGGCGCGGAGGAGGGCGGTGAGAGAGTCTATACCTAACGGGGTTTTTTGCCTGGGGGGGGATAACGAGAAATCCAAGAGAAACTCCAGCACCTCAGCATCCCCCTTTAGGGGTTTTTCTTTTGACTCTCTCAACGCTCGCCACGCGGTTCTCCCGCGCTCCACATCCCCCTCCAGGTCCCGCCACGGGTGGGCAAAGTCCTCCGCGTCCAACCGGGGCCTCCGGGTCCGGTGCGGCAAGCGCACCGCGTACAGGGTCCCCGCCGCGTACACCCCGCTCTTCCCCCGCAAGGTGGCCGCCGTCCGCCAGGCCGCCCGGGTGATGAGCCCCTTCTCCGTGAGCTCCCCCAAGGCCCGGTACAGGCTCGCCGAGGGGATCCCCAAGACGGCTATCAGGGCGTCGTTAGGCACAAAGAAGGTCAGCTGGCTCAGGCTCCGGGGAGGCCGCTTGCCCCCAAGGAGCCGCCGCAGCCACGCCACCCCAAGGGCCAGGAGGGTCCGGTAGACCTCGCGGGCCCGCTCGCTCAAGGGAGGCAGGGTGCCCTCCGCCTCGCCCCTCGCCAGGAGCCGGTCCGCCACCGCCAGGGGGCTTTGGGGCAACACCTCCGGCGGAGGGGGGGATTGGGCCAGCTCCGCCCGGGTGGGGATGGGCCCCTCCGGCAGGGAAGACAG
Encoded here:
- a CDS encoding class I SAM-dependent methyltransferase; the protein is MFDEDYLYFYETFLHDERNEKEAELIARLLDLGPGADVLDVPCGHGRIAVRLARRGCRVTGLDASPLFLERARQAAAAAGVGVEWVHGDMRALPFGRDFDAVVNWFTSFGYFDDEENRRVLAEFRRVLRPGGRLLIETVHRDRILRSLPPGEPVRFDVVRRGDDLMIDRTGYEPLTGRVQTDRTIVRDGRVRRFAYGLRLYTPVELRDELLRAGFARVELLGDEGGPLTLDSRRLLAVAQA
- a CDS encoding DUF7718 family protein, translating into MKGFDREEYLEEYGPVRLRTTFYRRGTRMGDWGVQLEWEDPEEGWVWVARYDSAGGKPHRDRNRIAQHEALPLPPDPAEALKAAQEDLRAHLEEYIEAYRAAKAQGRQGW
- a CDS encoding DUF5647 family protein; translation: MVSLPEAAKRAMQAGAEVSRFLYAHPEITARLPQSYRLVVLLLDDPEALGWALGQGKAAEGPVIYALVREGRVEGLLTPEGPVALGRAA
- a CDS encoding DUF2442 domain-containing protein, whose translation is MWPEVVEVCPLEGLSLWLRFSDGREGVVDLSGLPLLGILERLKDPAFFHQVGVDPETGTAAWPGGIDLDPLVLLGALGP